In a genomic window of Chrysemys picta bellii isolate R12L10 chromosome 1, ASM1138683v2, whole genome shotgun sequence:
- the LOC135979672 gene encoding uncharacterized protein LOC135979672 has protein sequence MQSSPAVMAVQSGNRKRAPAWTDREVLDLIAVWGDESVLSELRSKRRNAKIYEKISKDMAERGYSRDATQCRVKIKELRQGYQKTKEANGRSGSHPQTSRFYEALHSILGAAATTTPPVTVDSEDGILSTAGSSDMLGDGEDEEGDEEGEAVGSSHNADFPDSQDLFITLTEIPYEASPAITPDTESGEGSATPSATVSQPSLESHSQRLARIRRRKKRTREDMFSELMASSQAQAAQQTQWRENLTRMHQANMDREERWRQEDQQATQTLLGLLREQTDTLRRLVDVLQERRQEDRAPLQSISNRPPPPPSPIPTSPKVQRRRGGRVPANSHSTPAESSSSRRLSFPKI, from the exons atgcagagctctccagcagtgatggccgtgcagtctgggaatagaaagagagccccagcatggactgatcgtgaagtcttggatctcatcgctgtgtggggcgatgagtccgtgctttccgagctgcgatccaaaagaaggaatgcaaagatctacgagaagatctctaaagacatggcagagagaggatacagccgggatgcaacgcagtgccgcgtgaaaatcaaggagctgagacaaggctaccagaagaccaaagaggcaaacggacgctccggatcccatccccagacatcccgtttctacgaggcactgcattccatcctcggtgctgccgccaccactaccccaccagtgaccgtggactctgaggatgggatactgtccacggccggttcctcagacatgttaggggacggggaagatgaggaaggagatgaggagggcgaggcagttggcagctctcacaacgctgatttccccgacagccaggatctcttcatcacccttacagagatcccctacgaagcgtccccagccattaccccggacacagaatctggtgaaggatcagcca ccccgtctgcgactgtctcacaacctagcctggaatcacactcccagaggctagcgcggattaggcgtaggaagaagaggacacgggaggacatgttctctgagcttatggcctcttcccaagcccaggcagcacagcagacccagtggcgggagaacttgacccgaatgcaccaagccaacatggatcgggaggagaggtggcggcaggaagaccagcaggcgactcaaacgctgcttggactactgagggagcaaacggacacgctccggcgccttgtggatgttctgcaggaacggaggcaggaggacagagccccgctgcagtccatctctaaccgccctcccccgccaccaagtcccatacccacctcacccaaagtgcaaagaaggagaggcggcagagtccctgctaactctcactccacccctgcagagagctctagtagcagaaggctctcatttcccaaaatttga